From Primulina huaijiensis isolate GDHJ02 chromosome 15, ASM1229523v2, whole genome shotgun sequence, one genomic window encodes:
- the LOC140959303 gene encoding uncharacterized protein: MPPRRVIDRPRGAENEDDETQNRYEDRGPQPPPPPHDMHTQMMAGMTQFFAQFVGNNAAAVARPPRPEAICERFMRMNPKEFTGTSDPMVAEGWIKSLEVTFRFMELEDVDRVRCATYLFGGDARLWWEGAFVALVLATLSWTRFREVFFSKYFTDDVPDLGTSWMDCGRSCVVXKEFTGTSDPMVAEGWYKSLEVTFRFMELEDVDRVRCATYLFGGDARLLSVGRALERCSSLSARLRHFMDGLRPILRRDVRVVGPTTYEVAVSGALTAEQDQRDIENDRKGKRPFQAPHRPLQQHKRPFHGPSRSREQQQKGRVVPRRQEYPVCARPFAKGLSSGDIAYSGQSVCTPCSGGEPRDYDLDRKNIYRRASTNALIDSGATHSFISETFANSIEVKTIGLDVAYSVVIPSGEEMAATSVVRDIDLELHGNLVYADLIVLPMPEFDIILGMDWLHKNRARKLMLRGCRAFIATIISVPEKNQD; encoded by the exons atgcctcctagacgagttATTGACCGCCCGAGGGGTGCTGAAAACGAGGATGATGAGACTCAGAACCGTTATGAGGATAGAGGTCCACAGCCACCTCCTCCACCACATGATATGCATACCCAAATGATGGcgggtatgactcagttcttcgcacagttcgtGGGGAACAATGCTGCAGCGGTGGCTAGGCCGCCTAGACCCGAGGCTAtttgtgagcggttcatgaggatgaacccgaaggagttcactGGGACGTCTGATCCCATggtggctgagggatggattaagtccctagAGGTTACTTTCAGATTTATGGAGCTTGAGGATGTTGACAGGGTCCGCTGTGCGACATATCTttttggaggagacgcccgtCTATGGTGGGAGGGCGCATTTGTAGCTCTGGTTCTAGCTACTCTCAGTTGGACGCGCTTTAGAGAGGTGTTCTTCTCTAAGTATTTTACTGATGAC GTGCCAGACTtaggcacttcatggatggattgcggccgatcttgcgtcgTGTNGAAGGAGTTCACTGGGACGTCTGATCCCATGGTGGCTGAGGGATGGTATAAGTCCCTAGAGGTTACTTTCAGATTTATGGAGCTTGAGGATGTTGACAGGGTCCGCTGTGCGACATATCTttttggaggagacgcccgtCTACTCTCAGTTGGACGCGCTTTAGAGAGGTGTTCTTCTCTAA GTGCCAGACTtaggcacttcatggatggattgcggccgatcttgcgtcgTGATGTTAGGGTTGTTGGCCCTACGacatatgaggtcgctgtctctgGAGCTCTTACTGCAGAACAGGATCAGAGAGATATCGAGAATGACCGCAAGGGTAAGCGGCCATTTCAGGCGCCCCACCGCCCTCTtcagcagcataagaggcctttccatggcccaTCGAGGAGCAGAGAGCAGCAGCAGAAGGGACGTGTGGTCCCGAGGAGGCAGGAGTACCCAGTCTGTGCCAG GCCATTTGCTAAAGGATTGTCCTCAGGTGACATTGCCtactcagggcagagtgtttgcactccatgcagcggaggcgAACCCAGGGACTATGAtcttgacag gaagAATATTTATAGGCGAGCTTCTACGAACGCCTTGATTGATTCAGGAgccactcattcattcatatctgagaccTTTGCGAATTCCATCGAGGTCAAGACGATTGGATTGGATGTGGCGTATTCTGTGGTTATTCCATctggcgaggagatggcagcgacTAGCGTAgtacgagacatagacctcgagcttcatggaaatcttgtcTATGCGGATTTGATCGTGCTGCCAATGCCAGAGTTCGATATTatccttgggatggattggctgcACAAGAACAGA gctaggaagctcatgcttAGGGGTTGTCGAGCATTCATTGCGACCATTATATCTGTTCCCGAG aagaatcaggattaa